Genomic window (Streptomyces sp. NBC_01431):
CTCGTCGCGGACCAGGCCGCTCAGGATGCGCACCTGCGGCTCGTCCAGGTCGCGCCGTACGATCCGTACGACATCGGCGGGCTGCCAGCCCCGGTCCCAGGCGCGCCGCACGAACTCCCGCCCGCGCAGGGCGAGTTCGGCGTCCGCGTCCGGGGCTGCGGCGAGCAGTGAGGCGCCGGTGTCCAGACCCGCGTCGCCCTCGGCGTAGAGCGCCGCCGCGAACGCCCGGTCCACGCTCTCCACCGACATCAAGGTGCCTCCCTACCGATCCGCGCGCTGCCGGTCACGATGGTCCCAGCAAGCGCACGGAACCACGAAACGCGGCGCCTTCCACGGCTCGCGCGACTCGCTTGTCCACAGCCTGTGGACAAAGTTTCGGTACGGGAACCGCCGCGGTCCGGCACGGCCGTACGCCATGGTGGACCGGAGGCCGTCGGTAGGGCGGCAGCCTCGCCCGGGGCGGCGGGGGCCGGCCGCGGCGCAGTCGCTCCGGCGCGCCGACCGCCGGATGCGGTCGCGCGGTGAAACCGTTTCGCGGTGCGGGGCCTCCATGAGGTGTCCGGTCCGCTTGAGACCGGCCCCATGGGGCACCCGAAGGGACAACGAACGAAAGGACCGGCCGTGTTGCGCCTGCGTACCGCCCCCCTGGCCGCGATCACCGTGCTCACCGCCACCCTGGCCCTGACCGCCTGCGGCGGCAGCGGGGCCGGCAAGGTGGCCACCAGTGACACCCCGAGCAGCACCGGCTCGGGCAGCTCCGCCGCCGCGTCCAGTGCGCCCGGCACCGACGGCGGCCGGAGCATGGCGCCCTCCGGCGGCAGCATCGGAGGCGGCACGAACGCGGGCACGGGCGTCGGGGACGGTGGCTCCGGCCACTGCCTGACCTCGCAGCTCGCCTTCGCCGTCAGCCCCGGCAGCGGCGCGCAGTCGGCGGGCTCGCAGGGCGTGGTGACCATCACCCTCACCAACAACGGCGCCAAGCCCTGTGTGATGAAGGGCTATCCGGGCGTCGACCTGGTGGGCGCCACCACCAAGTGGTCGCTGACCCGCGGCACCGCCGAGACCCCGTCGACGGTCACGGTCCGGCCGAACGCGACGACCACCTTCAACATCTTCTACCTGCCCTTCACCAAGGGAAGCGGCCAGGAGTTCAAGCCGAAGAGCATCGTCATCACCCCGCCGGGCGAGACCCATTCCCACACCCTGCCCTGGACCTTCTCCTCGGTCCTGCTCCAGGACGGGGCGACGCACCCGGGCACGTACATCAGCCCGGTGGGCTCCAAGTAGGCGGCCCAGGCGGCCAGTTGGCGTCCTACAGGCCCGCGCCCGTGAGCCGGTTGGCGAAGGTGGACAGGGTGTAGGTGCCGATGCCGAGGACGACTTCGAGGGCGTTCTGCTCGGTGTACCCGTACGAGAGGAAGTCCTTGACGGCCTCGTCCGCGACCCCGCCCGCCGTCGCGAGCACCGCCAGCGTGAAGCGGCGTACGGCGTCGAGCTTCGGGTCGGCGAGCGGGCGCTGCTCGTGCAGGGCGCTCACCAGCTCCTCGTCCGCGCCCAGGGTGCGCAGCTTGCCGGTGTGCATGGCGACACAGACGTGGCATTCGTTGCGGACGGCCACGGTCATGATGACGACCTCGCGCGCCGGCGGCTCAAGGGTGCACCGCTCGAAGATCCCGCTCACCGCGAGGAAGCCGTCCAGGACGTGCGGGGAAGTGGCCATTTTGGCGACGGGCGAGGTGAGCCGGCCGAGGTGGCGGATGGTCACCTCCATCGACTTGCGCGAGGCGGCGGGGGCCGATTCCAGGGTGTGCTCGGTGAACGTCATGCGGCACCTCTTTCGTACGGTCCGGAACCAGGGACCCGGAACCAGGGGCGGTCCGGAGCCCGGGAATCCCGGCGGCCGGCGCCCGGAATGCCGGGTCCGGAACTAGGATGGACAACGTGGTTGACGAAGAAAAGGTAAACCAGGTTGTCGATTCGCGCAACGGCCCGAGCGCCGCGCGGCATACGGGCACGCCCCGGAGCGGCCCTGCGGCCCACCCCGACGCTCCCGGGTACGAGCTCCCCCTGCTCCTCCTCGCCGGATTCCGCTCGCTCATCGACCGGCTGCACGCCGAGCTGGCGCGCCAGGGCCACCCGGACATCCGGCCCGCGCACGGCTTCGCCCTCCAGGCCATCGGGCTGCCCGGGTCGACCGCGAGCGAGATCGGGCGGCGGCTCGGGGTCTCCAAGCAGGCGGCCGGCAAGACCGTGGACCGGCTCATCGCCCTCGGCTACGCCGAGCGCGCCGACGACCCCGCCGACGCCCGCCGCAAACTGGTCCGTCTCACCCCGCACGGACTCGACGCGCTCGGCCGCTCGGCCGCCATCTTCGACGAGCTGAGGGCGAGCTGGGCCGACACACTGGGCGGCGAGCGGCTGCGCGACCTTGAGGCATCCCTGCGCGCGGCCGTTCCCGCGGACGCCTTCCGCCTCGACGCGTCGAGCTGGCTGGGCAGTTGAGACCCGCGATCCGCGCCGTGGCCTTCTGAACGCCTTCGGCTGGTGGGACGCGTACGGCGAGAGGGGCCGGGACCGCGAAGTCGCGGCTCGCCCTCTTGCCTGGAGCGCACTCGAAGACGTTGGCTGGATGCCCATGAAGTACACGCAGCTCGGACGCACGGGTCTCCAGGTGAGCAGGATCGTCCTGGGGACGATGAACTTCGGACCGCAGACCGACGAGACCGCAAGTCACGCGATCATGGATGCCGCCCTCGACG
Coding sequences:
- a CDS encoding carboxymuconolactone decarboxylase family protein, with amino-acid sequence MTFTEHTLESAPAASRKSMEVTIRHLGRLTSPVAKMATSPHVLDGFLAVSGIFERCTLEPPAREVVIMTVAVRNECHVCVAMHTGKLRTLGADEELVSALHEQRPLADPKLDAVRRFTLAVLATAGGVADEAVKDFLSYGYTEQNALEVVLGIGTYTLSTFANRLTGAGL
- a CDS encoding DUF4232 domain-containing protein, whose product is MLRLRTAPLAAITVLTATLALTACGGSGAGKVATSDTPSSTGSGSSAAASSAPGTDGGRSMAPSGGSIGGGTNAGTGVGDGGSGHCLTSQLAFAVSPGSGAQSAGSQGVVTITLTNNGAKPCVMKGYPGVDLVGATTKWSLTRGTAETPSTVTVRPNATTTFNIFYLPFTKGSGQEFKPKSIVITPPGETHSHTLPWTFSSVLLQDGATHPGTYISPVGSK
- a CDS encoding MarR family winged helix-turn-helix transcriptional regulator, encoding MDNVVDEEKVNQVVDSRNGPSAARHTGTPRSGPAAHPDAPGYELPLLLLAGFRSLIDRLHAELARQGHPDIRPAHGFALQAIGLPGSTASEIGRRLGVSKQAAGKTVDRLIALGYAERADDPADARRKLVRLTPHGLDALGRSAAIFDELRASWADTLGGERLRDLEASLRAAVPADAFRLDASSWLGS